The following is a genomic window from Rhododendron vialii isolate Sample 1 chromosome 9a, ASM3025357v1.
CTCATTAATTTTCTtgtgaaaaagaagagaatctTCAACCtagagaaataagaaaaaacagtTAAGTCTGCATGAGACATTACCTGAGATGTACCAGGCAATATAGTATTTGCAAGGTCCTCATTCATTGATACGGGCAGTGGTGGCATATGGCTCATTATCCCAGGCATCTCTCTCATGCTGCAAGAATTGAAACACCATTTTCCCAAGACAAAAGTATTAGCAATGTAAAACCAAATATGAACCAGAATCAACTACGACGACATCAAAATGTTAAGAATGTCCACATACTCATTTAGGATGGCAGCTATATTGTTCCTCGTGCGAAAAAAGAGATCAAGGTTTTCCTGTAACTGTTTGAACAAAGTGTTAGATTAAAGTGTCAGCTACAAACAActgccttttaaaaaaatgtaaacacTTTATGgcccattttgaaaaaaaataaaaaaataacacatGTAAATTCATCATAGAAGATGAGaaactgcaaaaaaataaataaattgaaaactttcacgaagatgaaaatgaaacatatgcaAAAGGACAACTCGAATTATGCCCACTCATGTTCACTGCAATCATGACATTCAGAATTTCCAGCAGCCTTTTTTCTGTGGCACAATAACAAAGCGTCCTTTCTCAATTGACAGGCTAAGTCCTCATAATTTGATTAAAACGATTGACATCTCAGAAGTACTGTTTCAAGTGTGTGATTTAGCTTGTTTCCTGACTAACTAGGAACTTTAAAGTCTAAAGGGGATCGGGCTAATTGAGCAATGCTTATTCAAGTGGTACATCCAAATTCTGCAGTTCCTGACAATAAAATGTGAATTTTATTCTAGTTCATTTTTTCTCCCTGTTGTGTCTGTGTGTGTTGCGCGCGCgcgcacgagagagagagagagagagagagagagagctcaagGCGTTACACACCTCCATGTCCCAATTGGGAATTCAACCCTGTACCAAATCATCTGAGGTTAGCACAAGAAACTACTCAAGCTAATAACAGTGTTTTTTCATTTGCAGTTGAGTCCCCTAAAATTTAACATATGAATAGATGAGTAATCAAAGTTTAAAATGCAAACAATTATGAAATCCAAGGTCTGCTTTTGGTAGAGTTTCTAAGAACACACTCTCTAATGCTTACTATAGAGTATTCAAAATATAAATGAATGCTCATTCAACCATCAGTGAAAAACTAGTACTGTCTAATTCACTATGAATGATAAAGAGTGACGTCGCAGCATCTGAATATCCTAGACTAGAACTATATACAAACAAGCTTTGACAGGCCGAACATTGCAAGTGGAGTGTAGCGCAGTTGGCACCTCCCATAATACAACAACGCCCCATCCCCCCACAACACCAAGCACTACTAACCATGAACTGAGtcgaggaagaaaaagaaaaagaaaaaagaacgtCAGGTTAAGTATCCCAAAGTCCAATGGAATTGGCAAGGCGATCATAAAAGAGATGTTTGGTCGAAACATACAGAAATAAGTAACCTTTCTTAGGCCTGGCGTGACAGAATCTATAGTGTGTTGCACATTAGGTCCAACAAATATGTTCATGCATATGCAAGCAACTAGAGGTGACAATCCCAACCCTATATTTTAACCTGCCCAAATCCGCCCATTTATAACCCAACTCAACCCAcccatattgtataatgggttgataGAAATGGGTTCGATATAGGCTGGAATTAAAAGACCCAACTCACTGCTGTCCGTCAAATGGGTTTATTGATTGAAGTGGACTTGCCGTGCGGCAATGGAAAGACAATTCCACTACCGATACCCTTATTAGTGTTTAAGTTgtacttttattttccttttgtttcttgcCAACTGTTTAGGATAAATATTGTTTCACAATCTTTTTTGCCTTGATGGATTTAAGTTAATCGTTATTGCAACtaaattgggtttttttttgcattattgattcgtctctttgagaggaatcggaaaagcaaatttttttttttacttttagcctaatattttttgtaatatccaagataaagcccaaaatcttggatattttaaaaaatatttgggtaaaagtcataattttttactttttcgatttctcttgtcaagacaaatcaataattcccaaaaattTGTCACAAAAtgttcaaacaagaaaaatatttgaataaagacaacaaaaaaagtgGTCTTGGAACATCCTAACTAACTAGAGTAGTGTCACAAAACTCTTCATAATCGTGGATGGTCTGCCTTTGATTCAACTGTAAAGAAAATTAGTTGAAGTTCGCGTAAGATGTCCCAGACACCTCTTAttgtcggaaaaaaaaatataacttttGTAATCATGTAATTTATCAATACTTAGTATGTCAaagttttttaattgttttttaaaaataagtgatcatattttatatataaaattttgattcagAGCGGAGACAatatataattataaaagttaggccccgtttcactaaggttcttattttttaagtacttatttttcactttacgagacaggtcattctttcACAAGACATCACCTTTAGATCTTTGGCTCTGGAACTAATCATTTCCCTATAATTGAGAAAAACTTCCAAATTAACAGGAAGGAAACTTAATCGGAATGAGTGACCAGTATCTAGGCACATTCAAAATGCATAGGATAGTGATGCAATGATCCTTTTTTTCTATTCTAACATGTCCTTCTAATCAAAATAGATCTCATATGCAATTTGAAATGAAATAAATACACATTAACATGTAAACCTTGAAAATATAGGATAAGAGGCATTTACCTTGAATGTAGAAAAATTCGGTGACAGATTGGCTGAAATTTGACCAAGGACTTGACTGTTTTGTTCCAAAAGTTGCCTTGTTGTGCCACTTAATGCTGGATCAACAAAGGAAACAATATATTGACAAGAACCCAAAAAACTTAATCAAGATAGCAGTTGCAACATCTATTGCGTGGCTAAGTAAGTTTTattttggtaatgcagggtgtcccgGGCCAACTTTCGCAAACCTCGGACTAATCCCTGCAGCCCCTCCCACAAACGTTTAACAGGCTTTGAGACCCAAATTCATGTAAAGgcttttttgtccaaaaagaaGTATCCATGGTACTTTTTAGCATCTTTATTTACATTTACTTCTAAAACTAGTGACCTGACAGACTTCTTTTACCGATCTTTCCTCTGTTTTCAGAAGTTGGGGACCTTTTTGTagtttcaactttgaagctTTGCTAGACTTGGGTTCTATTATGGATCCATAAATCATGTCTAGGTAAAGTTATTCAATTGGTCATTATATAGGGGTTACATGGACTCTTCTTGCAGATTACCCAGCGTCAAAACATGCTAGGGCATCCAAGACCTGTGTGGTTGGGCATTCACCAAGACAacttataaataaaatatttttaacaagtTCGGAAATCTCAGTTATAATTGAAAGATCTGAACATTTTTACCATCCACGATTTCTATGTACTAACCATTCACAATTTCTATGCAGTACCTGTACAACATTTTCAGAAACACGCACACATAGGGATAGCAGATCAAAGCTATATATATGAACGTTGAAGAGAACCTAATTCAAAATGTGGGGAATTTGAGCTTCCATAAATTGACCACCCAAGCTAGAGTTTGTTACAAGGAATGGAATCTAACAAAAGCCTTCTAGCGGCTAGGTCAAAGAAACAGCATTGGTTATTTGATTTACATATGCCCGGTAGAATATACATTTCTCCTATTGGCAAGCCGCAATTACACTATCAAGGAAGAGTTCTCAAACGGGACCAGCATTTTTAATCCATGAGAGGCTAGGTTTCTATGACACAATCTCATTCCTACGGTATCTAAACTGTTACCTACCCACCCATATGTTGCAAAGATTAACAAGAGATGCTTCATGTGCTGACTGAACCTTGGAAACTAAAACATGAACCAACACTCGTACGTACACCAaactatcttctttttccaactTGAAGCAATATTCTAGTTCAGCCCTCTACTTAAGCTACCATCATCTTAATCTCCAAGCACTACCATAATGTGAAATATTTGCTTGCACCATAAACCGTTAATTTTACTTGTATGACAATGGATTATGTAACATAAAATATTTATGCAAGCTGCATAGCATAAACATACAAGTATCTTAAACAAGTGTACAAGTGTAGAATTTATAGCTTATCTGATGTGATGGATTTggtccaaaaacaaaaaaatttacttgggTTGGGATTGTGGAGTATTGGGAGAGCAGAAGTAAATTCTTTCGCAAAAGTACAAACTAACTCTGCTTATGGATCTGCTTAAACTTAACTCCATATAGATGTGGAAACCTTGTATCGTAAATTCAAGGTGAAGTCAATCAAAAAACCGAACCAGGGTAGACACTTCGTAGCCTTTGTAAATCAACTAACTGTAACATCACCAATTATCCCCACAATTTCATAAAACTCCAATGGACTGtcattaaaaataattaactaAGGAACTGTCAAACACAGATTACTAAAGGTTTTAGTCCAAAGAGCTTTAGAGATTTTTCCAACATCCAAGTTATAGGTGTGACAACAGACAAAAACTGGCTAATGGGGCTAAAAGTAAAAAGCTATTACAGTGCAACTAAGGAAATTACTCCTATGAAAAGCAAAATTGAGACCCAAAAACCTGATTGATGAGGAAAATTAGACAATATTCCTATTAACATAACTGTTTTAAAGTTGTTATAATCATGCCAATTTTTATTGCTGTCATCAACAGTTACCAGAAGGACAAGAGTCAAAAAAGTTGTGGCCTAGCCCAGTGGTTGGGTGTATTAAGGAAAGCAACACAGAAACAGAtagaaaaacttcaaaatcagtttCCCTGCTTAAGCAGATAATAATGCAGCAATGACGTTAGTGCTATTAGCCTATCACACCACCCTAATAAGGTCCAAGAtgaaatactccttccgtcctaatttaattcTCTATGTTTTGCTTTTTCATGTCACAAAgtgtttgtccaattttaagCTGACTATTAAATATTCCCCTAATGCCctctctctttcaaaaaaaagtgcatTGAAAATGTGCACTCTCATTCAATGTCAACAAAGTGATGGGTATTCTTGGAAACTCAAAGCTCTTAAAagtaataatgatgtctccttaataagttggaatgcCAAAATTGGAAACACAAATTGGGAAGGAGGGTGTAGCATTTTATTAGGCCATAAATAGGAGTGGTCCTTACACGGTTTCGGCAATATTGGGATTGCCACGTTTTTACATCCTATTTGCTAACAAGCGTGAACTTAAGTCTTTCACCCCAAATCCCAATCCATAgcacccaaaaaagaaaacaattgctATCACAAAATAAACTAAAGCCTAGATGGTATGTATGGAAGAACATAAATATTAAATACATAGATGTAGGAAATGACCTACTTTTATCCTCGGTTGcttgtttgggaaaaaaaatttgatggcaATAATCTCATTGATGATCTATACATGGACACATAATAGCAAATGGCACATTTTCACATTCTTGTTGGTATTTTTAATCAGGCTGCGATAGGAAGCGCCACATACACGGGCAATGTGATATCAACATTATCTTGTTTGCATTTGTATTAGTTACTAACATTAGTAACAGAAGCAAAATAATGGACGACAAGCCAGTGGCTCAAATTTATGTGCTATTCTTACTAAGCAAAATATGAAAACGATTCTCCATATTGTCAGCTACCATTGAAGGGAGGCATGTAAACCAAAAACTCATCATACATACATGAACAATACATTAAAGTAACAGTTgatttaaattaaaggtgaaaataaaagaatgacaagaaaaaaaatagaccaCAACACCATAAGATCACAGTAAGAAACTTGAACCTACAAAAACTCTTAACTGTCAATTCAAATCGCAAGGAtttcaaagaagaaaatgacATTAAAAGGACACCTTCACAAAGGAATGGAAAACACTAACCTTCAAGAGGCATGTGTTCAATATGGTCCGTCCGGTGCATGATCAAAGAAAATGGAGCCATATCCGATGGTGTAATCGAGGATAAATTAGACTTAGAGGATGACTCCAACATTTTATCCTGAGGATTGAAGAAGCATGATTTTTACTGGTTATTCCATCAACATTACACGCTAAGACATTTGATTCATTCAACACACCCAAAACAGAAATCCAATCTCATCCACTGTTCAAAATGGAGTAACAAACATTTAGGTGAACAATCAGTCCTGGCAATGTGTTTCATATAGCTTGAAGAACCACTGAACTGGCAAATACAAGCTATACAACTTACTAAAATCTATCCATCATACTCCATGGGGATAACCCTACGTCTTTACAAAGTGAATGATAGGAAACAATTAAAGACCAGGAAAAGACTTGACCTACTTTTTAATGCAATCTACTGACATAATGGAGGACGCGATTCTTGCAAAAATCACTATCGAAGAACTTAAAATGCCAACTCAAAAATTTTGGGCAATCATTAAGAAGGCAAGTTGATGTATGATCTACTGGGATGCATATCATATTGACAATCATCATTGCTTCTAATCAAGTCTCAAGTCAAAACCACAAAATTTTTCATTACAGAACTCGAAAGAAAGTCCAGTTCCTTTAATAAGGtcacacaaaagaaaaactaagAACATAAATGAGTTGCAAATGAATACCTTCCTTTCTTTCACTTTCTTCCCCAAGTTATAGTTCTCCTGTTTCCGCCGCTTTCTCTGTCAAATATGATTGAGGTAAGATTTTTGCTCAACCAGATAGGCTTCAAACTTATCAACAAAAAGGAAGGTACGCCTCAATTACATCAAAAGAGGTGATATTTACTCAATAAACTAGATGGACAACATGTATACATGTGTAGACTCTATTTACGTGGATCCTTCTAAATGCATAAAATACCCATTTTATACACTCAAGAATCAAATAAGGTAATGGGATCCGTGTCCAATACATTTTTGTTGGACACACACCCATCGAGCGTATTTTGTAAATGCTATTTATGCCTGAAACTCCTATATTATGCATAAAATGCCCTAAGGCACTTTGTAAACGCTCTTTATCCCggaaaataaaatactactactaaggaatttaattattttggcaTATTCTTACGCCCTTAGGCACATATCCGCACCCGATACCCGTATCCGAGTCCATGTTACATTGGTACTGCAGCCTATATCCTACCATTATTGAATTCTCTTTTTAGAACTCCAACTTCCTTCCCATAAGCTTTCTCATCATAATCAGGGAAAGATTCTCTCACTCGGGTTGGACAGTTACCACTTCCCGTTCCTGCTCGGATTAAGCGGTGGCAATGTCCGAAAGGTATGAATCAGTAGTGGATGACCCTCTTCCCTTGCATGTTTGAAATGTCTTAAAGCGGCCCCAAAAGTATGGTGATTTATATTGGCCCACATGTTCTGCACGTTGTAACCACATATTTAGAAGGGTGCAGCAAAAATTTGTAAATCCTCTGCACGTTGTAACCAGAAAACCTATGATGGAAATTAGATTTTGCATTTTTGCTCCACAAGAGCACATATACTCCTCTCTTGTCACGCACCCTTCTAAAGCTCATTTTGATATTGCATGAACAAAAGAGTAATGCACCAGATATAAGGgtgcaatgttctaaatggcgcttgggggtagtagggcggagacccacctccaagcgccaagccgcctaggcggcgccaagcaattcagcggatttttttattttttattttttttaacaaaccattatccaatcaaactatattccatgtatccataatgcaagttcaaacttcaaagtacaaacccaaatgaaattaagtagtagcaactagcaaataagttgaataagacaataagtagcaAGGCTTCGCTCACCTCCCTcgtattattttatttatatatatatatatatatatatatatatatattttttttttttttttttttttttttaggccgccaaaggctTCCAAAGACGCCGACGACGCCTCCAAGACGCCAAGCCCGCCTTGGcggccgccaaacctccctgggcgccaaatcaaacgccaagggctattggcgtggcggcagggtacctccaagcgcctaggcggccgccatttagaacactgtaAGGGTGTGAGGGCACCTTCACCTTAATAGCTAGCTTTTAGGGTTAAAATTTATCCAAAACCATGTAATATGGTCTCACAGGATGACAACTCCAGGAATCAAACGCACGCCAAAGCGAAACTGAGAAAAAGCTAAAGAAAATAGGCTGGGCTATCTTTCCTGAGAAAGACAAATTGAGCAGGGTACCAACTtcataaaaacagaaaaccaatAAATTTACTTCATTGTGCTGTATTAGTAATAATAGCCAAACAAATAAAGGGGGACCCATGTACTATTGTTTACTTCAGGTTTCGCTATTGTTTCTGGTCAACCTCCACCCCTATGTTAATTTCATGACATTGTTGTTCTCCGAGTCAAAAAAACTAAGGCATTGTCACAAGTAAGGAGCTCACCTCCATCCATCTGCACCTCAGAGCCACGTCACGTACAGTTTTATCACGCAATGTCGCTGCAATCTTAACATACCTCATGATACTGGGTTCATCGGCAAATCTACAAATTCCATACAGGAAAATTTAATCTGATACCATCTGTATTCAAATTCCAAAATAAGAAGTATATCACTATGAAAAAATGTCCAGTCTAGATGCAATAAAAGTGGAAGAGTTATGAAGTAGGAAAACGAATCATCAAAATACACATTATGCATAGTGGTGTACCTTGCGATCAGAGATGCTGATGAAGAGCAGGCATATCAATTCAACAGTTAGAAAACTAGAGAGGCTCAATAACAGTATGCATATCATCATCTTTGATGACCATCATTTGCCAAGCAAATGCTCAAATGATAAGTGTAGCTTATTTGGCAATCAAACCAAGGACACCTCTATTGTATATGATACcaaaaccccccccccccccccccccccccccccccccccacccccgcAGATAATTACGTAGAAGTTGTTATTTTCTGGAGAATCATAATAGTAACAGACTGTCTTCACATGCCCCTTTTAATCTTCTTTTGGGGTGCTAACTACACTAGCTCAATTGCTCAAGGACGAACAGCTTGAGTTGCTATCATGCCTTACCTAATCATTCAGAATAACAGAACAAAAGCTTGTTGTTAACAATTCAATCAGCCTATACAAAAGGAAATTGTACAAGATCAAAGAACAAACAGAGGGCATGTAGAAACTTAGTAATTATAAGATACAAAGGCTATAAAAAGAAATACCCATAACTCCAAAATTAGCGCATGATGAAACATGTATTTGTTGAAAGTAATATTCTCAAACACCTGGAAAAAACTACCTACTTGTCAAGTCCTTCTTCCAACCTGTACTGTTCCTCAACAGACCACTCCACAGCATAACCTGTCTCATGCTTGAGCCCAGGCACGGAATCGACAAGGAGCGAACCAGAAGAACTCCCAGCTTGACCCATACCTTGATTATGGTTAAGAATCCCAGAATTTCCAGAAAACATCATGCCAGCAGTGCTATTTACCCCACAGTAATTTGCCATCGGCATCATCTCAGACGTGCTGTTCACTGCACCTGACTGGAAAGATATCGCATGGCGATTCAAAGCGGAGCTGAAAGTTCCGTCATGGCGGAAACCAGTGTTTGATTCGGCTGCCATTCCGCTCTCTTAACTTACTAGCAAAGTAATCTAAACACCCACCAAGCCTTTGAAACTCCCAATATTCCTCCTCGGATGCTAAGTCCAAGAAAATTGCCAAAAGCAGCCAAATTTTTACATAGCGTAGAACTACCGCCTTATGAGAAGCTGATGGATTTCCAACAATAATTTACAAAGAATTCCAAGATCCCCTGACAAAGCACAGCTCAAGATTCCAAAAGTCtcgacactttttttttaactcctaAAAATCCACAGAATTTGTGCCCCAACAAAAGATTCAATTCAACACCAAAGCCTGTTCAACTCAATCCACCAGAAAAAAACTCTAATTCCCAAACTGAAGAGATAACTTAAAGAGCAAAAGTAGACTATCAACAACCTCCCAAATCCCACTGGAAAACCCTAAATTCGAATTCAAGAAACCTGAAATTCTTCTCTAATCCACCAAATTGGACGCGAAAAAGAGCTCCACGTAATTCGTTTCACCCCATTCGAAACCCAAAAGTTGATAGATACGAAATCGAGATATTTCcactttggagagagagagagagagagagagagcaaagggCTTACCTTTACAAATGCATAAACTTTCCGACGGAGCCCTAATTGGTTCTGCTGCCTTTTTCTCTCATCACTACTCACCTCACTGCTTTTGGGGTTTTGTTTcagctatctctctctctctctctctctaactttctctctctctcctcccctcttCTGATGCTACATTACACAGAGGGCAGCAGCCAATGGGAAACGGAGTAGCGTAAAAGGCCATGGGTTTGTGGGTGTTTTTAAatattcgttttaatttttatttcaaaagttCTGGAATACACCTTTAAAATAATTCTAAATACAATTGTTTCGGAGATGGTTAAGAATTCATGTGCACTTAACGGTTAGATGTATGTGTCCGAAACCCATTAGATATATCATGTGCATCTAATTATTCCATATACGATTGGATTTGAAATTGTGTTTCAAAATGTGTTTGTAACATTATTGATTgattttgctttctttctttttcttctttttgagtGTGTGGGTGTGTGCATATCTTGAATTCAGCAACAGTGCGAATCCCAATAAGCATTTGATGCCAATTATTGTGGCTCTCAacctttacttcactttttaCATTGATTTATAAATTTAATACTGTATCGATTTGAAACTTgtcaaaagaaggaaaaacaaagtgaaaacagcagtgctacttgcacatattttTATGCACATATCATGCATATAAATTTTTGTGGAGTTCATATCGGAGTCTCACAAAATAatttaaaccgttcatcttttttaaaatatgttttggaggattcctgtaaaaaatcattttgtgggacctcGATataggccccacaaaaaatgtaaatgcGTGATATGTATACAAAAATATGTGTGAGAATCATTACTGGTGAACATAATTGAGGATAGTAGAGTAGTAATTAATTCTTTTAGAGAGATATGGGTAGtccttttaatttgtttttatataGAAAACTACATAGAAAATAAAGTGGAAAGAGAATAATTTTATCTAGATTGGTTTTAAAGATGGAACGTTTCGCCTACAAATTCGAATCTACTATTTTTGGTAATATAATTACGATTTTCGATAGTCAAAACGACAATTCATTTTAAATACGatgtatatatacaatattgtTGTCGAAATATTTAGAGGTTggtcaattattatttttcctcttggaaaagaaaagaaaggagagtaaaaaaaaaaaaaaaacctttatttTTATTGAGTTTAAAGATAGAGGGCTCGCGCCATAAATGCGGatatgagaatttttggcaaaATAATCGAAGTGCCAAGGACGGAGGGAGGAAGACCAATGTAGGGTCACTTGACCCCACATAATTAGATATTGCTTATAATAATCAtcatttttgttgggtttgactCATTTGACCCCATATATATGAGCAAATATTAAAGATTTTATGATAAATCAATGCCATACCTGACCCAATTCTGAGTGGTTCTAGGTATTTGACTTCACTACTTACAAATTCTGGCTCCGACTTCTCAAGGATTATACTTGTGGAGTCATAAGTCATTTTTCTTAGGGTGGGATTGGGGTTGGTGTTGTAATTGGAAAGCGCTGCTTGAAATGTAATCCCACGTCCCATacaaattttgtttcaaaaatgTTGCAAAAGGAGGTTTTTGAATCTATCAATTCCTTTATAAATAACTTTTAAGCTTAAATGAATTAATTTATTAAACTTAttctaacacacacacacacactatatcAAACTCTCTACTTAATTTTCTCCCATATGTGACATCTTtctaataaaatatattttcttcttttttcctacAGTTTTTAAAATACCAAAAGTTAAAGATAAAATGTCAGGAAAAAAATTTTCATACTCAAACATTCTCTCATTCAAACTTTTACATTTAATGCTAAATCATAAATAATGAGGGGTAAATTACATAACAAGACTTTACCCGCAACTATAAATAACACTTTTTGAAGAGAGCTATAAATAACATTAAATATAATAGAATTTATTTCCCTTGCTCATGTTCATAGTACGGGTAGGACGCTTGTTATATACTAAAAGAATATAGTTACctaaaattaaaagaaggtcCCTCCTTAACTCTCACTCTCTTACGTggaattttctcattttctcatctttttacTTATTGTTCTACATCTTttacaaaatgtaaaatatgtactttattttgcttgaaaaagAAACTAAGTTTCATCAATAACataacaatatatatacacacacacacacacacacacggttTGTTTCAAATGAAGGGATCCTCATTAAAATGCGGACTTCTCttttcgattgaatttcaatgattcgagctgctcaatgtgttcagaatgtgattttaagggtacccgcaagaaattggcaaaaaaaatgatcgggaagggcttcatccgaacagtttttatgaacggttcaaataaaaactgctcaaattaaaCCCttcttgatcattttttttgccgatttctcacgtGTACTcataaaatcacattctgatcacattgagcggcttggatcatcgaaattcgatcggaaaaagggAGAAATGGGAAGGTTCGCAATTTTACTAAAATGATGACCCTCTCATGTGAAACGGAcaatatatatatcagtccgtctcccg
Proteins encoded in this region:
- the LOC131300735 gene encoding uncharacterized protein LOC131300735 isoform X1, producing MAAESNTGFRHDGTFSSALNRHAISFQSGAVNSTSEMMPMANYCGVNSTAGMMFSGNSGILNHNQGMGQAGSSSGSLLVDSVPGLKHETGYAVEWSVEEQYRLEEGLDKFADEPSIMRYVKIAATLRDKTVRDVALRCRWMERKRRKQENYNLGKKVKERKDKMLESSSKSNLSSITPSDMAPFSLIMHRTDHIEHMPLEALSGTTRQLLEQNSQVLGQISANLSPNFSTFKLQENLDLFFRTRNNIAAILNDMREMPGIMSHMPPLPVSMNEDLANTILPGTSQAMMYGSSSGIQLKQEPRC
- the LOC131300735 gene encoding uncharacterized protein LOC131300735 isoform X2, whose protein sequence is MMPMANYCGVNSTAGMMFSGNSGILNHNQGMGQAGSSSGSLLVDSVPGLKHETGYAVEWSVEEQYRLEEGLDKFADEPSIMRYVKIAATLRDKTVRDVALRCRWMERKRRKQENYNLGKKVKERKDKMLESSSKSNLSSITPSDMAPFSLIMHRTDHIEHMPLEALSGTTRQLLEQNSQVLGQISANLSPNFSTFKLQENLDLFFRTRNNIAAILNDMREMPGIMSHMPPLPVSMNEDLANTILPGTSQAMMYGSSSGIQLKQEPRC